From the genome of Impatiens glandulifera chromosome 9, dImpGla2.1, whole genome shotgun sequence, one region includes:
- the LOC124915894 gene encoding beta-D-glucosyl crocetin beta-1,6-glucosyltransferase-like, which translates to MEAKGYLLNIVMFPWLGHGHVSSFLELAKRLGKRNLKIYLCSTEVILNSIRKIVSENDYPFLHYIEIKLPYNPELPPHHHTTRGLPLHLSYTLIRALDMASPAFSTILKQLKPDLVIYDVLQPWAPEVAASLSIPAVLFNTSSISMLNYTFHVNFKRGVEFPFPELNPKGWYWENKVKKMLEKLTHNFEERAGNHFSYLRSSEIILTKTFREVEEGYVDYASSLIGKRVILTGPLVSNPVEDDLTTENGKLVMKWLDKKEKGSTILVSFGSECYLSREEREEIAYGLEQSKVNFIWVIRFPLEEKIRVHESIPEGFLTRVRERGLVIDKWVPQANILAHESIGGFISHCGWGSLTEAMGFGVPIIAIPVQYDQPINAKLVVKAGVGVEVHRDEEGGLKREEITQLINEVLLEEGGKEIRKKCKEMKDKLLIEGDDEEIDLVVKELIDICVKHN; encoded by the coding sequence atggaaGCTAAAGGGTACCTCTTGAACATTGTGATGTTTCCATGGCTTGGTCACGGTCACGTCTCTTCATTCTTAGAGCTAGCAAAAAGGCTTGGAAAGAGAAACCTTAAAATCTATCTATGTTCTACGGAGGTCATTCTCAACTCCATACGAAAAATAGTAAGTGAAAACGACTATCCTTTCCTCCATTACATAGAAATAAAACTCCCATATAATCCAGAGCTCCCTCCACACCACCATACAACCAGAGGCCTTCCTCTCCACTTGTCCTATACACTCATTAGAGCACTTGACATGGCTAGTCCCGCCTTCTCTACCATTCTCAAACAACTCAAACCAGATCTAGTTATCTATGATGTCCTTCAGCCATGGGCTCCAGAAGTTGCTGCTTCTCTCTCTATTCCAGCCGTTTTGTTCAATACCTCAAGTATTTCCATGCTTAATTATACCTTCCACGTGAATTTTAAACGGGGGGTGGAATTCCCATTTCCTGAATTGAATCCTAAGGGATGGTATTGGGAgaacaaagttaaaaaaatgttggaGAAACTAACACATAATTTTGAAGAAAGAGCGGGTAATCACTTCTCATACTTGAGATCTTCAGAAATCATCTTGACTAAGACTTTCAGGGAGGTTGAGGAAGGATACGTGGACTATGCATCATCCCTTATAGGCAAAAGAGTTATTCTCACAGGTCCGCTTGTTTCTAATCCCGTAGAAGATGATTTAACAACTGAGAATGGAAAACTGGTAATGAAGTGGTTGGACAAGAAAGAAAAAGGGTCGACAATTTTGGTGTCTTTTGGATCCGAGTGCTACCTatcaagagaagagagagaggaGATTGCTTACGGATTGGAACAAAGCAAGGTAAACTTCATATGGGTCATTCGATTTCCATTGGAGGAGAAGATTCGTGTTCATGAATCTATTCCTGAAGGTTTTCTTACAAGGGTTAGAGAAAGAGGACTAGTGATTGATAAATGGGTTCCACAAGCAAATATTTTGGCTCACGAGAGCATTGGAGGCTTTATAAGCCATTGTGGATGGGGATCCTTAACTGAGGCGATGGGTTTTGGTGTACCAATCATTGCTATTCCTGTTCAATATGACCAGCCAATCAATGCGAAGCTGGTTGTGAAAGCTGGTGTTGGTGTTGAGGTCCATAGAGATGAGGAAGGAGGACTCAAAAGGGAAGAGATAACACAATTGATCAATGAAGTTTTATTGGAGGAAGGAGGGAAAGAGATAAGGAAGAAATGTAAGGAGATGAAAGATAAATTACTAATTGAAGGAGACGATGAAGAGATAGACCTAGTTGTGAAAGAATTGATTGACATTTGTGTTAAACACAACTGA